The genomic window AAACCGAGGTTGTAGACGCATCAGATTTTGAGGTTATCGAAGAAGAGGAAGAGGTGAAAGTTATCTGGAGTACAATTGAAGAGGTGCCCGTATTCCCAGGTTGTGAAAATGAAAAAGACAAAAGGGCTTGTTTTAATGAGATGATGCAAAAGCATATTCGCAAAAACTTTCGCTACCCAAAATTAGCCCAAGAAATGAACATTGAAGGTAGAGTCAATACTACATTTATGATCAACAATGATGGTACTATCGGTACTATTCGAAAAAGAGGTCCGCATGATGTACTAGAAAAAGAAGCCGTAAGAATTTTATCTAAATTACCAAAAATGACTCCTGGTAAACAAAGAGGTTCTGCTGTAAAAGTTTCATTTGCAATTCCAATTACATTCAAACTACAATAGTTCTAAAAACAAAAAACCATCAGCAAAGCTGATGGTTTTTATATTTCAAGTGAAAAATTACTGTTTATTAATCTCCACTTTTTCTATAGTAATTTCCGTAGCAGTTCCTTTCTTTTCAATTGTAGCATTCTCAAATGCTTGCAATTGTGCCTCTACCTCTGCTTTGGTACCATTATAAATTACTTCTTTAGTAATAGATTCACCATTTACCGTTGTAGAATACGTAACAATAGCTTCCGCCAAATCTGCACTTTCTACATTCATTTCTATAGTAACCTCTTTTGTATCATTTAACAATGCAACACCTTCTTCTGCATGACCTCCTAATATTGGTGCAATTACCAACCCTATCAAACATGTCAATTTAATTAAAATGTTCATTGAAGGACCTGAAGTATCTTTAAAAGGATCACCAACAGTGTCACCAGTTACAGCTGCCTTATGAGCTTCTGAACCTTTATACGTCATTTCACCATTAATTTCAACACCAGCTTCAAATGATTTCTTGGCATTATCCCAAGCACCACCTGCATTGTTTTGGAAAATTGCCCATAACACACCAGATACCGTTACACCAGCCATATAACCACCTAGCATTTCTGCGATTGCCAATTTATTCATTCCGAATAACATAGGAACGAATGCAATTACCAACGGAAAACCAATAGTCAATAAACCAGGTAACATCATTTCTTTTAAAGAAGCTTTTGTAGAAATTGCCACACATTTATCATATTCTGGCTTGCCTGTACCTTCCATAATACCAGGTATCTCTTTAAACTGACGTCTAACTTCCTGAACCATTTCCATAGCTGCTTTACCTACAGCATTCATTGCCAATGCAGAGAATACTACCGGCACCATACCCCCAACAAATAACATTGCCAATACCGGAGCTTTAAATATGT from Maribacter aquivivus includes these protein-coding regions:
- a CDS encoding energy transducer TonB — encoded protein: MRPKKNPQKDLNKKSGMFFVIGLLLVLGMVYTALEWKSFESFKEYEVAFNKTDESIDEEIPVFELEVTPPPKPPVLPTEIEIIEDDDPIEETEVIAIEVNTETEVVDASDFEVIEEEEEVKVIWSTIEEVPVFPGCENEKDKRACFNEMMQKHIRKNFRYPKLAQEMNIEGRVNTTFMINNDGTIGTIRKRGPHDVLEKEAVRILSKLPKMTPGKQRGSAVKVSFAIPITFKLQ